The stretch of DNA CAGCTTGTCGCGCATGTGGATCTCGCTGGTGGCGATGAACACGTGGATGCGCGGGTGCGCGGCTTCGCGCAGCGCCTCCCAGGCGCGGTCGACGTCCTCGTCGGAGGTGCGCGCCAGGCCGCAGATGATCGGCCGGCGCACGGCGGCCGCGACCGCCTTCACGGCGTCGAAGTCGCCCTGCGAGGCGATCGGGAAGCCCGCCTCGATCACGTCGACGCCCAGCTTCTCGAGCTGGCGCGCCATCACCAGCTTCTCTTCCAGGTTCATGCTGCAGCCGGGCGACTGCTCGCCGTCGCGCAGCGTCGTGTCGAAGATCAGCACGCGTTCAGTGGACATCGCTGACTGACTCCCGTTCGTGCTCGGCCTCGGGCTCGGGCAGCTTGTGGCGCTCGCGCCACCAGACCACGGGGCCCGAGAGCAGATAGGCCACGCCGATCGCGAACAACATGGTCTCGTGGTTGAGCAGCACGATCACCAGGAACACCAGGATCGCGACCAGCGCCGGATAAGCCTTCCGGCCCTCGATCTTCACGACCTTCAGGCTCGGGTACGGAATCGTGCTCACCATGAGCAGCGCGAGCAGCGCGAAGAACGAGGTGATCGCGAAGCCCAGCGCGCGCGGAAACGGCGGCGTCAGATCGAACGAGCCGACGAACCAGACCGTTGCGGCGACCATGCCGCCCGCGAAGGTCGAGGGAATGCCCTGGAAGTGCTTCTGCGTCGAGTCGTCGGCCTTGGCGTTGAAGCGCGCGAGCCGCAGCGCCGCGCACAGCGCGAACAGCCCCGCGACCAGCCAGCCGCGCGGGCCGAGCGGCAAGAGCGTCCAGTTGTACATGAGCAGCGCCGGCGCCAGGCCGAACGCGGTCAGGTCGGAGAGCGAGTCGAACTCGACGCCGAAGCGGCTCTGCGAGTGAGTCGCACGCGCGACGCGGCCGTCGAGCATGTCGCACACCATGGACAGCACGATCGCCAGCGCCGCCTTCTCGAACTCGCCGCGGATCGAGAGCGTGATCGACCAGAAGCCGAGCATGAGCCCGGTCGAGGTGATCAGATTCGGCAGGAGATACACCGCGCGCCGGCGCTCGCGGCGCCCGGCGCGCCGGCGGCGCCGCCGC from Myxococcota bacterium encodes:
- the pssA gene encoding CDP-diacylglycerol--serine O-phosphatidyltransferase encodes the protein MTPAHREAFRERRRRRRAGRRERRRAVYLLPNLITSTGLMLGFWSITLSIRGEFEKAALAIVLSMVCDMLDGRVARATHSQSRFGVEFDSLSDLTAFGLAPALLMYNWTLLPLGPRGWLVAGLFALCAALRLARFNAKADDSTQKHFQGIPSTFAGGMVAATVWFVGSFDLTPPFPRALGFAITSFFALLALLMVSTIPYPSLKVVKIEGRKAYPALVAILVFLVIVLLNHETMLFAIGVAYLLSGPVVWWRERHKLPEPEAEHERESVSDVH